A genome region from Bradyrhizobium commune includes the following:
- a CDS encoding UbiX family flavin prenyltransferase, with protein sequence MSSQARLIVGITGASGIAYGVRLLKLLRQAPVETHLVVSRAAEIAMAHEGPVKVSDVRDLADRWYRFDDVAAPISSGSFRTQGMIIAPCSIRTMSEIATGVTSSLLSRAADVVLKERRRLTLLVREAPLHTGHLRTMTTLSELGAIIYPPVPALYTKPADIEEMIDQTVGRVLDLYDIDLGVVTRWKDNGRG encoded by the coding sequence ATGTCGAGCCAGGCGCGATTGATCGTCGGAATTACTGGAGCGTCGGGCATCGCATACGGTGTCCGGCTCCTGAAGTTGCTGCGACAGGCCCCGGTCGAAACCCATCTTGTGGTGTCGCGGGCGGCTGAGATCGCCATGGCCCACGAAGGTCCCGTGAAAGTGTCGGATGTGCGCGATCTCGCGGATCGCTGGTACAGGTTCGATGATGTGGCTGCACCGATTTCTTCCGGATCGTTTCGCACGCAAGGCATGATCATTGCGCCATGCTCGATCAGAACGATGTCCGAGATCGCGACCGGGGTCACGTCCTCGCTCTTGTCGCGCGCGGCCGACGTCGTGCTCAAGGAGCGTCGCCGGCTGACATTGCTGGTGCGCGAGGCTCCGCTTCATACAGGGCATCTCAGGACAATGACTACGCTGTCTGAATTGGGCGCGATTATCTATCCGCCGGTACCGGCGTTGTATACGAAGCCGGCGGATATTGAGGAGATGATCGATCAAACCGTCGGACGCGTGCTTGATCTTTATGATATCGATCTTGGTGTCGTTACGCGGTGGAAGGATAATGGGCGTGGTTGA